The proteins below are encoded in one region of Populus alba chromosome 2, ASM523922v2, whole genome shotgun sequence:
- the LOC118052795 gene encoding bifunctional nuclease 1 — protein sequence MVSLQGPVICPTVRAKQAGKHAFPMTGPLVKARLVRSELWGFKGYKTKVGLTSRQLKARRCNTVQCSLSSSSDGNGSTAENFNENDEDYVNSSVVEAVEVKSGSDGFVIKMRDGRHLRCVHNNPQGGHLPDYAPHPAIVLKMEDGTGLLLPIIVLEMPSVLLMAAVRNVQIARPTMYQVVKDMVEKMGYEVKLVRVTKRVHEAYFAQLYLTKIGNETECVSFDLRPSDAINIAVRCKVPIQVNKYLAYSDGMRVIESGKLIQSPASDGLLFTELDRPTGQPCLDTKEFNLVRNMFTAAFEERYGDAAQWRDKLGQFRAKRNLKKYT from the exons ATGGTGTCGCTGCAAGGACCGGTAATATGCCCTACTGTGCGTGCAAAACAAGCAGGAAAACACGCTTTCCCGATGACTGGTCCCTTGGTGAAGGCTAGGCTGGTTAGAAGTGAATTGTGGGGATTTAAGGGTTACAAAACTAAGGTGGGTCTTACTTCTCGGCAACTGAAAGCGCGAAGATGCAATACAGTGCAGTGTAGTTTGAGCTCATCGTCAGATGGTAATGGGAGTACAGCCGAGAATTTcaatgaaaatgatgaagattaTGTCAACTCCAGTGTCGTTGAAGCTG TTGAGGTGAAGAGTGGATCGGATGGTTTTGTGATCAAAATGAGGGATGGAAGGCACTTAAGATGTGTCCACAACAACCCTCAAGGTGGGCATCTGCCGGATTATGCTCCCCATCCTGCGATTGTATTGAAGATGGAAGATGGGACTGGTCTTCTTCTTCCAATAATTGTTT TGGAGATGCCAAGTGTGTTGCTCATGGCAGCAGTGCGCAATGTCCAAATT GCAAGACCAACTATGTATCAAGTGGTGAAGGACATGGTTGAAAAGATGGGTTATGAA GTCAAACTTGTTAGAGTTACGAAGAGAGTGCATGAAGCATACTTTGCCCAGTTGTACCTCACTAAG ATTGGTAATGAAACTGAATGTGTCAGCTTTGATCTTCGTCCATCAGATGCCATCAATATTGCTGTTAGATGCAAG GTGCCTATTCAAGTTAATAAGTACCTGGCATACAGTGATGGAATGAGAGTCATTGAATCTGGAAAGCTAATTCAGTCTCCTGCTTCAGATGGCTTGTTATTCACTGAACTTGATAG GCCCACTGGACAACCTTGTCTTGATACCAAGGAGTTTAATCTTGTGCGCAACATGTTTACAGCTGCGTTCGAGGAACGTTATGGAGATGCTG CTCAATGGAGAGACAAACTTGGTCAATTTCGGGCAAAGAGGAACTTGAAGAAATATACATGA
- the LOC118052790 gene encoding transcription factor bHLH110 isoform X1 produces the protein MESANLHRQHDQLQDQFVGSSSLTATTPSSYAGAGSTHAWTQTVTLNSGNLSPNYNGGIFNPRQKYGSPVSSVNSTMIQDLGFQHWNNNAGNFNSFSAYHDLQLSKIKEELSSDSFPKFTEMLNSPSSTIEDPHLSSSSYFKDEQEGLSLSEKLLLKTISPGFPRNVHDQFSPREISSCHHNGSSFGSAIPSRESFSQIYPSINISNLKQPSSPLISGSFDMNLQGLDLLTSTRYSGSFAQPSDDPLAMFNKDSLSFGLDRMQQASQRPSCSPNKYSTLCISKISSTNEMTEAKRPNNSLMEPKATQSAAPKKSRLESRVSCPPLKARKEKLGDRIAALQQLVAPFGKTDTASVLMEAIGYIKFLQNQVETLSIPYMKSSGNKTSRSIQAAASNLGDIEEPKRDLRSRGLCLVPLSCMSYVTSDGGGGGIWPPPNFGGGT, from the exons ATGGAGTCTGCAAATCTCCATCGCCAACATGATCAGCTCCAAGACCAGTTTGTTGGGTCTTCTTCTTTAACTGCTACTACCCCATCTAGCTATGCAGGAGCTGGAAGCACCCATGCTTGGACCCAAACCGTCACTTT GAATTCAGGCAACTTAAGTCCAAACTACAATGGAGGTATCTTCAACCCCAGACAGAAATACGGGAGTCCAGTCTCTTCTGTCAACAGCACCATGATTCAGGACCTAGGCTTTCAGCACTGGAATAACAATGCTGGCAACTTCAACAGCTTTTCAGCTTATCATGACCTGCAActttcaaaaatcaaagaagagctcTCGTCGGATTCTTTTCCAAAATTTACTGAGATGTTAAATAGCCCTTCAAGTACTATTGAAGATCCACATCTATCTTCCTCAAGTTACTTCAAAGATGAACAAGAGGGTCTCAGTCTTAGTGAAAAGCTCCTTCTCAAGACTATTTCACCCGGTTTTCCAAGAAATGTCCATGATCAGTTTTCACCCCGAGAGATTTCCTCTTGTCATCACAACGGTTCCAGCTTTGGAAGTGCTATACCCAGCAGAGAGAGCTTTAGTCAGATATATCCtagtataaatatttcaaaCTTGAAACAGCCATCTTCACCGTTGATATCAGGCTCCTTTGACATGAACTTGCAGGGCTTGGATCTCTTAACCTCTACTAGATATAGTGGAAGTTTTGCCCAACCTTCTGACGATCCTCTTGCTATGTTTAATAAAGACAGTCTTTCTTTTGGTCTCGATCGTATGCAGCAAGCCAGTCAGAGGCCATCATGTAGCCCTAATAAG TACTCTACTCTCTGTATTTCAAAGATATCCTCCACCAATGAAATGACGGAGGCTAAAAGGCCCAACAACAGCTTGATGGAGCCAAAGGCAACACAATCTGCTGCACCCAAGAAATCGCGGTTGGAGTCACGCGTTTCCTGCCCTCCTCTTAAG GCTAGAAAAGAGAAATTAGGAGATAGAATTGCAGCTTTGCAGCAGTTAGTTGCACCCTTTGGAAAG ACAGACACAGCATCCGTACTAATGGAGGCTATTGGATACATCAAATTCCTTCAAAACCAGGTCGAG ACATTGAGTATTCCATATATGAAGTCATCCGGCAACAAGACGAGCAGAAGCATCCAAGCGGCG GCTTCGAATTTGGGGGATATTGAAGAACCAAAGAGAGACCTGAGAAGCCGAGGGCTCTGCCTGGTGCCACTGTCTTGCATGTCTTACGTAACAAGTGATGGTGGGGGCGGAGGCATCTGGCCACCACCTAATTTTGGTGGAGGGACATAG
- the LOC118052788 gene encoding cyclin-T1-3: MARIATSMHLPKEPQYHTRKWYFSRQEIEDFSPSRRDGIDAEKESQLRKLYCSFIKELGVKLKVPQVTIACALILCHRFYMRQSHAKNDWKTMASASMFLACKLEETPRLLRDVVVVAYELMHKRDPSASHRIRQIGFCSSQKELLVTGERLLLATIGFDLDVQLPYKPLVNALKKLNIYPDLAKVAWNFVNDWLCTTLCLQYKPHYIAAGSMYLAAKFQKVKLPTEKGNVWWLEFDISPKQLEEVIQQMARLLEQDPKRTLPATHGRVPQSKASAKKMVTSSAQSAVTSVSMSNSLASDGAVMEASSSSDRNTSLNEVLPCQTIDSGASSVVEDGDGKNQPRTGDYELSSSSNIAPSYNSHHNIDVHQIRETLKRRRSQIAAKSRASLSNETMDAELDTETWIERELEEGIELQTAPSEKKRRKV; the protein is encoded by the exons ATGGCTAGGATTGCAACTAGCATGCACTTGCCGAAGGAGCCTCAGTATCATACACGCAAGTGGTACTTCAGTAGACAAGAAATTGAAGATTTTTCTCCTTCTAGAAGGGATGGTATTGACGCTGAGAAGGAGTCTCAGTTACGGAAATTGTACTGTTCATTTATTAAAGAGCTCGGCGTAAAGCTTAAAGT GCCCCAGGTGACAATAGCATGTGCATTGATATTGTGCCACCGGTTTTACATGCGTCAATCTCATGCAAAGAATGATTGGAAG ACAATGGCATCTGCAAGCATGTTTCTTGCTTGCAAACTGGAGGAAACTCCGCGCTTGCTGAGGGATGTTGTTGTTGTGGCTTACGAGCTGATGCACAAAAGGGATCCTTCTGCCTCACATAGAATCAGGCAGATA GGATTTTGCAGTAGTCAGAAGGAATTGCTTGTAACTGGAGAGAGGCTTTTATTGGCAACAATTGGTTTTGATCTTGATGTCCAACTTCCTTACAAGCCACTTGTAAAtgctttgaagaaattgaacATATACCCAGATCTTGCAAAAGTAGCTTGGAATTTTGTGAATGATTG GCTTTGCACAACTTTATGCTTGCAGTACAAGCCCCATTACATTGCAGCTGGTTCCATGTATCTCGCTGCCAAATTTCAAAAGGTGAAACTTCCTACAGAGAAGGGAAATGTCTGGTGGCTGGAGTTTGACATTTCACCTAAACAATTAGAAG AGGTCATCCAACAGATGGCCAGGTTGTTAGAGCAAGATCCAAAAAGGACTCTTCCGGCAACGCATGGGAGGGTTCCACAATCTAAAGCTTCTGCCAAGAAGATGGTTACCAGTAGTGCGCAATCAGCTGTTACAAGTGTATCAATGTCTAATTCACTTGCTAGCGATGGGGCTGTGATGGAAGCTTCATCCTCATCTGACAGAAACACCAGCCTGAATGAAGTTTTACCATGTCAAACAATTGATAGTGGTGCAAGCAGTGTTGTTGAGGATGGTGATGGTAAGAATCAGCCAAGAACAGGGGACTATGAGTTGAGCTCCAGCAGCAATATTGCCCCATCTTATAATTCCCATCATAACATTGATGTCCACCAGATTAGAGAGACATTAAAGAGACGGAGATCCCAGATTGCTGCAAAAAGTAGAGCTTCATTGTCCAATGAAACCATGGATGCTGAGTTAGATACGGAAACTTGGATAGAAAGAGAGCTAGAAGAAGGGATAGAGTTGCAAACTGCTCCTTCAGAGAAGAAACGAAGGAAGGTGTGA
- the LOC118052790 gene encoding transcription factor bHLH110 isoform X2 — protein MESANLHRQHDQLQDQFVGSSSLTATTPSSYAGAGSTHAWTQTVTLNSGNLSPNYNGGIFNPRQKYGSPVSSVNSTMIQDLGFQHWNNNAGNFNSFSAYHDLQLSKIKEELSSDSFPKFTEMLNSPSSTIEDPHLSSSSYFKDEQEGLSLSEKLLLKTISPGFPRNVHDQFSPREISSCHHNGSSFGSAIPSRESFSQIYPSINISNLKQPSSPLISGSFDMNLQGLDLLTSTRYSGSFAQPSDDPLAMFNKDSLSFGLDRMQQASQRPSCSPNKISSTNEMTEAKRPNNSLMEPKATQSAAPKKSRLESRVSCPPLKARKEKLGDRIAALQQLVAPFGKTDTASVLMEAIGYIKFLQNQVETLSIPYMKSSGNKTSRSIQAAASNLGDIEEPKRDLRSRGLCLVPLSCMSYVTSDGGGGGIWPPPNFGGGT, from the exons ATGGAGTCTGCAAATCTCCATCGCCAACATGATCAGCTCCAAGACCAGTTTGTTGGGTCTTCTTCTTTAACTGCTACTACCCCATCTAGCTATGCAGGAGCTGGAAGCACCCATGCTTGGACCCAAACCGTCACTTT GAATTCAGGCAACTTAAGTCCAAACTACAATGGAGGTATCTTCAACCCCAGACAGAAATACGGGAGTCCAGTCTCTTCTGTCAACAGCACCATGATTCAGGACCTAGGCTTTCAGCACTGGAATAACAATGCTGGCAACTTCAACAGCTTTTCAGCTTATCATGACCTGCAActttcaaaaatcaaagaagagctcTCGTCGGATTCTTTTCCAAAATTTACTGAGATGTTAAATAGCCCTTCAAGTACTATTGAAGATCCACATCTATCTTCCTCAAGTTACTTCAAAGATGAACAAGAGGGTCTCAGTCTTAGTGAAAAGCTCCTTCTCAAGACTATTTCACCCGGTTTTCCAAGAAATGTCCATGATCAGTTTTCACCCCGAGAGATTTCCTCTTGTCATCACAACGGTTCCAGCTTTGGAAGTGCTATACCCAGCAGAGAGAGCTTTAGTCAGATATATCCtagtataaatatttcaaaCTTGAAACAGCCATCTTCACCGTTGATATCAGGCTCCTTTGACATGAACTTGCAGGGCTTGGATCTCTTAACCTCTACTAGATATAGTGGAAGTTTTGCCCAACCTTCTGACGATCCTCTTGCTATGTTTAATAAAGACAGTCTTTCTTTTGGTCTCGATCGTATGCAGCAAGCCAGTCAGAGGCCATCATGTAGCCCTAATAAG ATATCCTCCACCAATGAAATGACGGAGGCTAAAAGGCCCAACAACAGCTTGATGGAGCCAAAGGCAACACAATCTGCTGCACCCAAGAAATCGCGGTTGGAGTCACGCGTTTCCTGCCCTCCTCTTAAG GCTAGAAAAGAGAAATTAGGAGATAGAATTGCAGCTTTGCAGCAGTTAGTTGCACCCTTTGGAAAG ACAGACACAGCATCCGTACTAATGGAGGCTATTGGATACATCAAATTCCTTCAAAACCAGGTCGAG ACATTGAGTATTCCATATATGAAGTCATCCGGCAACAAGACGAGCAGAAGCATCCAAGCGGCG GCTTCGAATTTGGGGGATATTGAAGAACCAAAGAGAGACCTGAGAAGCCGAGGGCTCTGCCTGGTGCCACTGTCTTGCATGTCTTACGTAACAAGTGATGGTGGGGGCGGAGGCATCTGGCCACCACCTAATTTTGGTGGAGGGACATAG
- the LOC118052791 gene encoding phosphatidylinositol/phosphatidylcholine transfer protein SFH4 isoform X2: MWANMLQWRKDFGTDTILEDFEFSELKEVLKYYPQGYHGVDKDGRPVYIERLGKVDSRKLMEVTTLERYLRYHVQEFEKTFAIKFPACSIAAKRHIDSSTTILDVQGLGLKNFTKSARELIIQLQKIDGDNYPETLCRMFVINAGPGFKLLWKTVKSFLDPHTASKIYVLGNKYQSKLLEIIGSSELPEFLGGSCTCTDQGGCMRSDKGPWKDPNILKIKTSDTSTAESGSEVEDVGSPKPTGSYLLPSLVPVSEEARVAGKTSAAILPEYDGYIPMIDKTVDAEFQDSSTSTGTPSLLSVEKVSEGISARTWAVLVAFFITLLAFFRSMAFWKAKKHSASESASDITDLTFESAPKEEFRPPSPTPGFTEADHLSSVMKRLGELEQKVDTLQTTPFQMPCEKEELLNAAVYRVEALEAELIATKKALHEALIRLEELLAYVDGCEKAIFQKKKFCWGRGFCT, translated from the exons ATGTGGGCCAACATGCTACAGTGGAGGAAAGACTTCGGTACTGACACAATTTTGGAG GATTTCGAGTTCAGTGAGTTGAAAGAAGTTCTAAAGTACTACCCTCAGGGTTATCATGGTGTAGATAAGGATGGGAGACCCGTTTACATTGAAAGACTTGGAAAAGTTGATTCCAGAAAACTTATGGAAGTGACCACTTTAGAAAGATATTTGAGATATCATGTGCAGGAGTTTGAAAAGACATTCGCGATTAAGTTTCCAGCTTGCTCCATTGCCGCAAAGAGACACATAGATTCAAGTACAACTATTTTGGATGTGCAAGGACtt GGTTTAAAAAACTTCACCAAGTCCGCACGAGAACTCATCATTCAGCTCCAGAAGATTGATGGTGACAACTATCCTGAG ACACTTTGCAGAATGTTTGTCATTAATGCTGGTCCTGGTTTTAAGCTGCTCTGGAAAACAGTGAAATCTTTTCTCGATCCCCACACAGCTTCCAAGATTTAT GTTCTTGGTAACAAGTACCAGAGCAAGTTGCTTGAAATAATAGGCTCTAG TGAGTTGCCCGAGTTTTTAGGTGGTAGCTGTACTTGTACTGATCAGGGAGGCTGTATGAGATCCGACAAGGGGCCGTGGAAAGATCCAAACATTTTAAAG ATAAAAACAAGTGATACTTCCACTGCAGAGTCAGGATCTGAAGTGGAAGATGTTGGCTCTCCGAAGCCAACTGGGAGCTATTTACTGCCAAGCCTGGTTCCTGTCTCCGAAGAA GCTAGGGTGGCTGGTAAGACGAGTGCTGCCATTCTTCCTGAATACGATGGATATATACCTATGATTGACAAGACAGTGGATGCTGAATTTCAAGATTCATCTACTTCCACAG GCACACCTTCTCTGTTAAGTGTAGAGAAGGTTTCAGAAGGAATCTCTGCTCGTACCTGGGCTGTGCTTGTGGCCTTCTTCATAACCCTTCTTGCTTTCTTCCGTTCAATGGCATTCTGGAAGGCCAAGAAACACTCTGCATCTGAGTCTGCCAGTGACATTACTGACCTGACTTTTGAATCGGCACCAAAGGAGGAATTCCGACCCCCTTCTCCCACTCCAGGGTTTACTGAGGCAGACCACCTTTCATCTGTCATGAAAAGGTTGGGTGAACTTGAGCAGAAGGTTGACACATTACAGACAACACCTTTCCAGATGCCTTGTGAAAAAGAGGAGCTACTTAATGCTGCTGTTTATCGTGTGGAAGCATTAGAAGCAGAGCTAATTGCAACGAAAAAG GCTTTGCACGAAGCTTTGATCAGGCTAGAAGAACTTCTTGCATATGTAGATGGTTGTGAAAAGGCAATTTTTCAG AAAAAGAAGTTTTGCTGGGGAAGAGGTTTCTGTACATGA
- the LOC118052791 gene encoding phosphatidylinositol/phosphatidylcholine transfer protein SFH8 isoform X1: MSSPSDRLAKPCLEGFSSNEEKRERKSDFENSEEERMTRIGSLKRKAMKASSKFRRSLTKSKKKGTGGEGVSASIEDVRDVEELRVVDSFKQLLMADDLLPARHDDYHMLLRFLKARKFDVEKAKQMWANMLQWRKDFGTDTILEDFEFSELKEVLKYYPQGYHGVDKDGRPVYIERLGKVDSRKLMEVTTLERYLRYHVQEFEKTFAIKFPACSIAAKRHIDSSTTILDVQGLGLKNFTKSARELIIQLQKIDGDNYPETLCRMFVINAGPGFKLLWKTVKSFLDPHTASKIYVLGNKYQSKLLEIIGSSELPEFLGGSCTCTDQGGCMRSDKGPWKDPNILKIKTSDTSTAESGSEVEDVGSPKPTGSYLLPSLVPVSEEARVAGKTSAAILPEYDGYIPMIDKTVDAEFQDSSTSTGTPSLLSVEKVSEGISARTWAVLVAFFITLLAFFRSMAFWKAKKHSASESASDITDLTFESAPKEEFRPPSPTPGFTEADHLSSVMKRLGELEQKVDTLQTTPFQMPCEKEELLNAAVYRVEALEAELIATKKALHEALIRLEELLAYVDGCEKAIFQKKKFCWGRGFCT, encoded by the exons ATGTCGAGTCCGTCGGATCGCTTAGCGAAGCCTT GTCTTGAGGGGTTCTCTAGTaatgaagagaaaagagagcGGAAATCGGATTTTGAGAACTCAGAGGAAGAAAGGATGACTAGAATTGGGAGTTTGAAAAGGAAAGCAATGAAGGCATCTAGTAAATTCAGGCGTTCTCTCacgaaaagcaagaaaaaaggtACTGGTGGCGAAGGGGTTTCTGCTTCAATTGAGGATGTTCGAGATGTTGAGGAGCTTCGGGTTGTAGATTCATTTAAACAGTTACTTATGGCGGACGATTTGCTTCCTGCTAGACATGATGATTATCATATGTTATTGag GTTCTTAAAAGCAAGGAAGTTTGATGTTGAGAAAGCCAAACAGATGTGGGCCAACATGCTACAGTGGAGGAAAGACTTCGGTACTGACACAATTTTGGAG GATTTCGAGTTCAGTGAGTTGAAAGAAGTTCTAAAGTACTACCCTCAGGGTTATCATGGTGTAGATAAGGATGGGAGACCCGTTTACATTGAAAGACTTGGAAAAGTTGATTCCAGAAAACTTATGGAAGTGACCACTTTAGAAAGATATTTGAGATATCATGTGCAGGAGTTTGAAAAGACATTCGCGATTAAGTTTCCAGCTTGCTCCATTGCCGCAAAGAGACACATAGATTCAAGTACAACTATTTTGGATGTGCAAGGACtt GGTTTAAAAAACTTCACCAAGTCCGCACGAGAACTCATCATTCAGCTCCAGAAGATTGATGGTGACAACTATCCTGAG ACACTTTGCAGAATGTTTGTCATTAATGCTGGTCCTGGTTTTAAGCTGCTCTGGAAAACAGTGAAATCTTTTCTCGATCCCCACACAGCTTCCAAGATTTAT GTTCTTGGTAACAAGTACCAGAGCAAGTTGCTTGAAATAATAGGCTCTAG TGAGTTGCCCGAGTTTTTAGGTGGTAGCTGTACTTGTACTGATCAGGGAGGCTGTATGAGATCCGACAAGGGGCCGTGGAAAGATCCAAACATTTTAAAG ATAAAAACAAGTGATACTTCCACTGCAGAGTCAGGATCTGAAGTGGAAGATGTTGGCTCTCCGAAGCCAACTGGGAGCTATTTACTGCCAAGCCTGGTTCCTGTCTCCGAAGAA GCTAGGGTGGCTGGTAAGACGAGTGCTGCCATTCTTCCTGAATACGATGGATATATACCTATGATTGACAAGACAGTGGATGCTGAATTTCAAGATTCATCTACTTCCACAG GCACACCTTCTCTGTTAAGTGTAGAGAAGGTTTCAGAAGGAATCTCTGCTCGTACCTGGGCTGTGCTTGTGGCCTTCTTCATAACCCTTCTTGCTTTCTTCCGTTCAATGGCATTCTGGAAGGCCAAGAAACACTCTGCATCTGAGTCTGCCAGTGACATTACTGACCTGACTTTTGAATCGGCACCAAAGGAGGAATTCCGACCCCCTTCTCCCACTCCAGGGTTTACTGAGGCAGACCACCTTTCATCTGTCATGAAAAGGTTGGGTGAACTTGAGCAGAAGGTTGACACATTACAGACAACACCTTTCCAGATGCCTTGTGAAAAAGAGGAGCTACTTAATGCTGCTGTTTATCGTGTGGAAGCATTAGAAGCAGAGCTAATTGCAACGAAAAAG GCTTTGCACGAAGCTTTGATCAGGCTAGAAGAACTTCTTGCATATGTAGATGGTTGTGAAAAGGCAATTTTTCAG AAAAAGAAGTTTTGCTGGGGAAGAGGTTTCTGTACATGA